One Deinococcus grandis DNA window includes the following coding sequences:
- a CDS encoding HD domain-containing protein — protein sequence MFRRRPPLPPFPPGGVLVGGAARDWLRGVAAKDFDWMVPDPAGAARGLAGALGGSAFELDAARGYWRVSAAGGVQHDLVPRPADLEEDLRRRDFTVNALGVLPGGRVLDVVGGQADLRARRLRMVSRENLRADPLRAWRAARFELTLGFRLEAGTEAAVREVASDLAGDRLPLPAWERVRDEGHALLRSTDAARGVERLEELGLLALTVPELREGRGVTQGGFHHLDVFAHGVEALHQLIGRFPDAPVPLRWAALLHDVGKPRTLARDELTGRASFHGHDRVGAAITAQVLTRLKLPGEDVRHASALVGAHMVPLPATEREARRFVHRRRALLPDLLAVMLADREAARGPMSSEASRRAYARGIERVLAALEEQPSAPPPLLRGEEIMALLGVPPGPRVGEATRALAEATALGEVTTPDEARAFLRAWNAPN from the coding sequence ATGTTCCGTCGCCGCCCTCCTCTGCCCCCGTTCCCGCCGGGTGGGGTGCTGGTGGGTGGTGCGGCGCGTGACTGGTTGCGTGGGGTGGCGGCGAAGGATTTCGACTGGATGGTGCCGGACCCGGCGGGCGCGGCGCGGGGGCTGGCGGGAGCGCTGGGTGGGTCGGCGTTCGAGCTGGACGCGGCGCGGGGGTACTGGCGGGTGTCGGCGGCGGGTGGGGTGCAGCATGATCTGGTGCCGCGCCCGGCGGACCTGGAGGAGGACCTGCGGCGGCGGGATTTCACGGTGAATGCGCTGGGGGTGCTGCCGGGTGGGCGGGTGCTGGACGTGGTGGGCGGGCAGGCGGACCTGCGTGCGCGGCGGCTGCGGATGGTGTCGCGGGAGAATCTGCGCGCGGATCCGCTGCGGGCGTGGCGGGCGGCGCGGTTCGAGCTGACGCTGGGGTTCCGGCTGGAGGCCGGGACGGAGGCGGCGGTGCGGGAGGTCGCGTCGGATCTGGCGGGGGACCGCCTGCCGCTGCCCGCGTGGGAGCGGGTGCGGGATGAGGGGCACGCGCTGCTGCGATCAACGGACGCGGCGCGGGGTGTGGAGCGGCTGGAGGAGCTGGGCCTGCTGGCCCTGACCGTGCCGGAGCTGCGAGAGGGACGGGGCGTGACGCAGGGCGGCTTTCATCACCTGGACGTGTTCGCGCATGGCGTGGAGGCGCTGCATCAGCTGATCGGGCGCTTCCCGGACGCCCCAGTGCCGCTGCGCTGGGCGGCGCTGCTGCACGACGTGGGCAAACCCCGCACGCTGGCGCGTGACGAGCTGACCGGGCGGGCGTCGTTCCACGGGCATGACAGGGTGGGGGCGGCCATCACGGCGCAGGTGCTGACGCGCCTGAAACTCCCGGGTGAGGACGTGCGGCACGCCTCGGCGCTGGTCGGGGCGCACATGGTCCCGCTGCCCGCCACCGAGCGGGAGGCGCGGCGCTTCGTGCACCGCCGCCGCGCGCTGCTGCCGGATCTGCTGGCGGTGATGCTGGCCGACCGGGAGGCGGCGCGCGGCCCGATGAGCAGTGAGGCGTCCCGCCGGGCGTACGCGCGCGGTATCGAGCGGGTCCTGGCGGCGCTGGAGGAACAGCCCAGCGCCCCGCCTCCGCTGCTGCGCGGCGAGGAGATCATGGCCCTGCTGGGCGTGCCGCCGGGCCCCCGGGTGGGCGAGGCGACCCGCGCGCTGGCCGAGGCGACGGCCCTGGGCGAGGTCACGACGCCCGACGAGGCCCGCGCGTTCCTGCGCGCCTGGAACGCCCCGAACTAG